In Silene latifolia isolate original U9 population chromosome X, ASM4854445v1, whole genome shotgun sequence, the following proteins share a genomic window:
- the LOC141620047 gene encoding uncharacterized protein LOC141620047 yields the protein MYIAIYPSGAMHLRLQHLHLTGRCPSKSVEKTSYEIWTGNVPKLSFVKIWECEAYVRKLIPEKCSVQNCSTLRVQDSKLPTHESREFLSKGNSGSKVDLEEVQDVQVSLTPTEAVEERLDSRDVIVSQSVQDTPISEDVVPRRSTRSNFGRDPDRYHDLYLIENDEPSSYKEPMMGPDFEKWLVAMNFEMDSMYRNQVWTLVDPHSP from the exons ATGTATATCGCCATATATCCTTCTGGGGCTATGCACTTGAGACTTCAGCATTTACACTTAACAGGCCGGTGTCCGTCAAAGTCAGTTGAAAAGACAtcgtatgagatatggacaggaaaTGTTCCTAAGCTGTCTTTTGTGAAAATTTGGGAATGTGAAGCTTATGTTAGGAAATTGATTCCTGAAAA ATGTTCTGTTCAGaattgctcaacacttagagtacaaGACTCTAAGCTACCCACCCACGAGTCAAG AGAATTCTTGTCCAAAGGGaatagtgggagtaaggttgatCTTGAAGAGGTTCAAGATGTGCAGGTATCCCTTACGCCTACTGAGGCGGTAGAGGAGAGGTTAGACTCACGAGATGTCATAGTCTCACAATCTGTACAAGATACACCCATTTCTGAGGATGTTGTCCCTCGTAGGTCTACAAGATCTAATTTTGGTAGGGACCCTGACAGGTATCATGATCTATACTTGATAGAAAATGATGAACCGTCATCTTACAAGGAACCAATGATGGGCCCAGACTTTGAGAAATGGCTTGTAGCCATGAACttcgaaatggattccatgtatcgCAATCAAGTATGGACTTTGGTtgatccccattcaccctag